In one window of Methanocorpusculum sp. DNA:
- a CDS encoding nucleotide-binding protein codes for MKIKGVKISLAPMHYIVVIFFLALFVWSFFATGDNMFLYWGIPLSLCLFVIPLVNSYSVGKQYIKLLPEYEAESKPCRIKQIGRTMEGKAVRVEGVVQGLKGKFINRPGYKIFDGSGTVVAQRSSPLDIDIRVGDSIEVVGMVVKRYAFVGDYVVHAIGVKKIDTVTPLDMDEALVSSDTMKIKKYH; via the coding sequence AATCAGCTTGGCCCCTATGCACTATATTGTTGTCATATTTTTCCTCGCACTCTTTGTCTGGTCATTTTTCGCAACTGGCGACAACATGTTTCTCTACTGGGGAATTCCGCTCTCTCTATGTTTGTTTGTGATCCCCCTGGTGAACAGTTACAGTGTCGGCAAGCAGTATATCAAACTTCTCCCAGAATACGAAGCTGAATCAAAACCCTGTAGGATAAAACAGATCGGTCGCACGATGGAGGGCAAGGCAGTCCGTGTTGAAGGTGTTGTTCAGGGTTTGAAGGGTAAATTCATCAACCGTCCGGGCTATAAAATCTTTGACGGATCCGGAACGGTCGTTGCCCAGCGTTCATCCCCGCTGGATATTGATATTCGCGTAGGGGACAGCATTGAAGTCGTTGGTATGGTCGTCAAACGATATGCCTTTGTAGGAGATTATGTCGTTCACGCAATAGGTGTGAAAAAAATTGATACGGTAACTCCTTTGGATATGGATGAGGCTCTCGTCTCTTCAGACACCATGAAAATCAAAAAATATCATTAA
- a CDS encoding FAD-dependent oxidoreductase: MLHEVVVYSLSGCPHCKALKTFLDNDNIPYTNIDVGEDQKAAAEMIKISGQRGVPVTVIDGEKIVVGDDLKKVMEYLGAPVAVKKTPDVSPNHDLVVIGAGAAGLSAAMYGARKGMDMIVITGAIGGMVSQSYVVENYPGVPDVSGEELMKKIYDHTVQSGGIFVEDVVTGISKIDDIFSIETLNGGPYTAKAVIAATGRSPRLSGAKGETEYLGKGVAICTTCDGPLYKNKVVGILGGGNTAVDMAIELSDIASTIHLIVRSHLKADKVLIDRLKTKKNVVLHKGSTISEFGGGQFLEYVVLKKTGGVSALLGKAEEKLPVDGVFLGIGLDPNTSIFEGFAAMNPNKEIIVDVDCTTNVPGFFAAGDATSIKAKQIATSVGEGIKALLSAYDYLRR, translated from the coding sequence ATGTTACATGAAGTGGTTGTGTACTCGCTTTCGGGTTGTCCTCACTGTAAAGCATTGAAAACGTTCCTTGATAATGACAATATACCCTACACCAATATTGATGTGGGTGAGGATCAAAAGGCCGCAGCTGAAATGATCAAGATATCCGGTCAGCGAGGTGTTCCGGTAACGGTCATCGACGGTGAAAAGATCGTTGTAGGCGATGACCTGAAAAAAGTCATGGAATATCTTGGTGCTCCGGTGGCGGTGAAGAAGACGCCGGATGTTTCTCCAAATCACGATCTGGTGGTGATCGGTGCAGGAGCAGCAGGTCTTTCGGCTGCCATGTACGGCGCCCGAAAAGGGATGGATATGATCGTGATAACCGGAGCGATAGGCGGAATGGTGAGCCAGAGTTATGTCGTAGAAAACTATCCTGGCGTTCCGGATGTCTCCGGAGAAGAGCTGATGAAAAAAATCTATGATCATACGGTACAATCTGGAGGGATCTTTGTTGAGGATGTAGTGACTGGCATTTCCAAGATCGACGATATCTTTTCTATCGAGACACTCAACGGGGGTCCTTACACTGCAAAGGCAGTCATAGCGGCTACTGGGAGGTCTCCACGTCTCTCCGGAGCGAAAGGTGAGACTGAGTATCTTGGGAAAGGTGTTGCGATCTGTACGACCTGTGACGGCCCGTTGTACAAAAATAAAGTTGTCGGGATCCTTGGCGGGGGGAACACCGCAGTTGACATGGCAATCGAACTGAGTGACATTGCATCAACGATCCATCTCATCGTTCGCAGTCATCTTAAGGCAGACAAGGTGCTGATCGATCGGCTCAAAACAAAGAAGAACGTGGTTCTGCATAAGGGATCTACCATATCGGAGTTTGGGGGCGGTCAGTTTCTTGAGTATGTGGTTTTGAAAAAAACCGGCGGCGTATCTGCCCTTCTTGGAAAAGCTGAAGAAAAACTTCCAGTTGACGGCGTCTTCCTTGGGATCGGTCTTGATCCAAACACCTCGATCTTCGAAGGCTTTGCAGCCATGAATCCGAATAAAGAAATCATTGTTGATGTCGACTGCACTACGAATGTTCCCGGATTTTTCGCTGCCGGGGATGCGACCTCCATCAAAGCAAAACAGATCGCAACATCCGTTGGCGAAGGAATAAAAGCTCTTCTGTCGGCATATGACTATCTGCGAAGATAA
- the ndk gene encoding nucleoside-diphosphate kinase, with translation MERTFVMIKPDGVQRGLVGEILSRFENKGFKIVAGKFGVLAESIVDKHYEEHLAKSFYPSMKAYITGGPVFRFVLEGDNVVATVRKMNGATNPTEANPGTIRGDYALSIGKNVIHAADSPESAAREIGIHFTPTELVSYTKIDESELYE, from the coding sequence ATGGAACGCACCTTTGTGATGATCAAACCCGACGGCGTCCAGCGTGGACTTGTCGGCGAGATTCTGTCACGCTTTGAAAACAAGGGATTCAAAATTGTCGCCGGAAAATTCGGCGTTCTTGCAGAATCTATTGTTGACAAGCACTATGAGGAACACCTCGCAAAATCGTTTTACCCAAGCATGAAAGCATACATTACGGGTGGACCGGTCTTCCGCTTTGTCCTCGAAGGTGACAATGTTGTTGCAACGGTTCGGAAAATGAACGGTGCAACCAACCCGACAGAAGCTAACCCCGGAACTATCCGTGGAGATTATGCTCTGTCCATCGGCAAAAATGTCATCCATGCAGCAGACTCTCCCGAGAGTGCTGCCCGTGAGATCGGCATTCACTTTACTCCGACCGAACTTGTCTCTTATACTAAGATCGACGAGTCCGAACTTTACGAGTAA
- a CDS encoding 50S ribosomal protein L24e — MVDTYTCSYCGKQLEPGTGKLFVRKDGAVFYFCSSKCQSNYKLGRIPRRVAWTAAGRKARGKE, encoded by the coding sequence ATGGTGGATACATATACCTGCAGTTACTGTGGAAAGCAGCTTGAACCCGGAACCGGGAAGCTCTTTGTTAGAAAAGATGGTGCAGTTTTCTATTTCTGCTCATCCAAATGCCAGAGCAACTATAAACTCGGCAGAATCCCCAGACGTGTAGCCTGGACCGCAGCAGGTCGCAAGGCACGCGGTAAGGAGTGA
- a CDS encoding 30S ribosomal protein S28e codes for MPDDATPAEVIEVIGLTGMHGEASQIKCRVLDGSNKGRIITRNTFGPIREGDILMLLETEREAKKLSRR; via the coding sequence ATGCCTGATGATGCAACGCCAGCAGAAGTTATTGAGGTCATCGGCCTTACGGGTATGCACGGAGAGGCATCCCAGATCAAATGCCGTGTCCTTGATGGCTCGAACAAGGGGCGTATCATTACCCGTAACACTTTCGGACCTATCCGTGAGGGTGACATTCTGATGCTCCTTGAAACGGAACGCGAAGCAAAGAAACTTTCCAGACGGTGA
- the rpl7ae gene encoding 50S ribosomal protein L7Ae, whose amino-acid sequence MAKIYQKFEVPEELQNKALEALELARDTGKIKKGANEATKAVERGIAALVLIGADVTPEEIVMHIPGLADEKEIPFVFINKQADIGAACGLDVGCTAVAIVKVGKGKELVGDLAGQIKALRG is encoded by the coding sequence ATGGCAAAGATTTACCAGAAGTTTGAAGTTCCCGAAGAACTTCAGAACAAAGCACTTGAAGCTCTTGAGCTTGCACGTGACACCGGAAAGATTAAGAAAGGCGCAAACGAGGCAACTAAGGCCGTCGAGCGTGGAATTGCAGCTCTCGTCTTAATCGGCGCAGATGTTACACCCGAAGAGATCGTCATGCACATCCCCGGACTTGCAGACGAGAAGGAAATTCCGTTCGTTTTCATCAACAAGCAGGCAGACATCGGAGCCGCATGCGGCCTTGACGTCGGATGCACTGCAGTAGCAATCGTTAAAGTCGGCAAAGGCAAAGAGCTCGTAGGAGATCTTGCCGGTCAGATCAAGGCACTGAGAGGATAA
- a CDS encoding DUF2298 domain-containing protein: MISIESQILTVLLWLIVIKFCQITIYPYLKPALGTISYGLAYPIGILLLTIGSWYLALIDLPVQLVLILFALLGGFALYKKQYELADLKNQILWDLMFLAAFALLLIVRWFSPGIIPSGEKFMDAAFLGSIMLNPTVTPFDPWFAGETLNIYYYLGHWMMGILGILALGTSSVVFNLMLPTVFALAAVSAYAIGVLLLKRHQWLPMLVLIIPNAALIWYAITGRGAIDAWWASTRVIGEGTTINEYPLFSFLWGDPHAHLLACFNQLLFICLLAVMITRWQYLKGWGKYLLIGLLSLSLGTMPAMNSWDVIIYAGVYLVVAFMVWWRFDRHQVRKLLPFVLVPILSILAYAPYLYQMLTTGGSSIEGFFLVTTPSPIIEFLGVYLFFLVIFIIYGISVLKKYPWLIALPIILGLVGYASLGVALFCIILFLAKKEWLPEIIFGVIGLAILVFLEIFYLKDYMGDTYYRMNTVFKFGFCAWFFLGVSSLLILGNWFRDRFSAVNPKKVWAAVCVVFICLAGIFVVGGINLGYPGGTLNGEAWLAVSHPADYQGIEYLQGIADPSIIVVEAAGTSYTYGSRVSAMTGLSTIIGWTGHEVGWRTGIGDVSTRMADVRAIYEDPGKTINLMKKYGATYLFVGEVEQEMYTINLPLEDLVNVFSADGVDIYRIR, encoded by the coding sequence ATGATCTCAATCGAATCCCAGATACTCACTGTCCTCCTTTGGCTCATCGTCATAAAATTCTGCCAGATCACAATTTATCCGTATCTCAAACCGGCACTTGGAACGATTTCTTACGGACTTGCATACCCCATTGGGATTCTTCTATTAACGATCGGATCATGGTATCTTGCTCTGATAGATCTGCCTGTCCAGCTCGTTTTGATACTTTTCGCCTTGCTTGGAGGATTTGCTCTCTACAAAAAGCAGTATGAACTGGCCGATTTAAAAAATCAGATTCTCTGGGATCTGATGTTCCTTGCTGCATTTGCATTACTCCTCATCGTTCGGTGGTTCTCTCCGGGAATCATCCCGTCAGGCGAGAAATTCATGGATGCGGCATTCCTCGGAAGCATAATGCTTAATCCAACAGTCACACCGTTTGATCCGTGGTTTGCAGGGGAAACACTCAACATCTACTATTATCTCGGACACTGGATGATGGGAATTCTCGGAATCCTCGCTCTGGGAACAAGCTCCGTGGTCTTCAATCTAATGCTCCCGACCGTGTTTGCCCTGGCTGCAGTGTCGGCCTATGCGATCGGAGTCCTGCTTCTCAAACGCCATCAGTGGCTCCCAATGCTGGTTTTGATCATACCGAATGCAGCATTGATCTGGTATGCGATCACCGGGCGAGGAGCCATTGATGCCTGGTGGGCATCAACCCGGGTGATCGGTGAAGGAACAACGATCAATGAATACCCTCTATTCTCCTTTTTATGGGGCGATCCTCATGCACATCTTCTCGCGTGTTTTAATCAGCTGTTGTTTATCTGCCTGCTTGCAGTGATGATAACCAGATGGCAGTATCTGAAGGGCTGGGGAAAATATCTTCTGATCGGGCTTCTCTCTCTATCTCTTGGCACAATGCCGGCTATGAACTCATGGGATGTGATAATCTACGCCGGCGTATATCTCGTCGTTGCGTTTATGGTATGGTGGAGATTCGACCGGCATCAGGTTCGTAAACTTCTGCCGTTTGTACTTGTGCCGATACTTTCCATTCTGGCCTATGCTCCATATTTATATCAGATGCTTACAACTGGCGGATCAAGTATTGAGGGATTTTTCCTTGTAACAACACCATCTCCCATCATTGAATTTCTCGGGGTTTATCTGTTTTTCCTCGTGATTTTTATCATCTATGGAATATCTGTTCTGAAAAAATATCCCTGGCTGATCGCACTCCCGATCATACTTGGGCTGGTAGGTTATGCGTCGTTAGGAGTGGCCCTCTTCTGCATAATCCTGTTCCTCGCAAAGAAGGAGTGGCTGCCGGAGATCATCTTCGGCGTGATCGGACTTGCTATCCTGGTGTTTCTCGAAATATTCTATCTCAAGGATTACATGGGTGATACATACTATCGGATGAACACCGTCTTCAAATTCGGATTTTGCGCCTGGTTCTTCCTTGGGGTCTCATCACTGCTGATTCTTGGAAACTGGTTCCGGGATCGGTTTTCTGCTGTAAATCCCAAAAAGGTATGGGCAGCAGTATGTGTGGTGTTCATCTGTCTTGCAGGGATCTTTGTTGTAGGGGGTATCAATCTTGGCTATCCAGGAGGGACGCTGAATGGAGAAGCATGGCTTGCAGTATCACATCCTGCTGACTATCAGGGAATAGAATACCTGCAGGGTATAGCAGATCCATCGATTATAGTAGTCGAAGCGGCAGGAACATCGTACACCTACGGATCCAGGGTCTCAGCAATGACCGGTTTATCCACGATCATCGGATGGACCGGACATGAAGTTGGATGGAGGACAGGTATAGGGGATGTTTCCACAAGGATGGCGGATGTACGTGCGATCTATGAGGATCCGGGGAAAACGATCAATCTGATGAAGAAGTATGGAGCAACGTACCTATTTGTCGGAGAAGTGGAACAGGAGATGTACACAATTAACCTCCCTCTGGAAGATCTCGTGAATGTATTTTCAGCAGACGGTGTGGATATCTACCGAATCAGGTAA
- a CDS encoding FkbM family methyltransferase yields the protein MTIDEFYSCIHPAVKKTKNADLLEEQIRDIQFPKNPHAQKFMVSLCAPLVTKYRMDRRFVDTPLKKFWQEARDGIFTHEKEYRVLYDLLADDKSRRTLISMLQYRLTEDIKTYHREGDFAFKQYFDKKIVSLNDQEVFVNCGGYRGDVTEMFINSVGDFSRTYFYEPDPKNYAIAVDYFSSWQKDVLDKIVFRNCCIGKENETVSFNASEAEDSHISATGSTAIQMVSLDEDILEPVSFIKMDIEGFERDALEGAKNHITSDHPKLAVCVYHKPDDLWEIPKLIREYDEEYTLYLRQYSPYPWWPCETVIYAV from the coding sequence ATGACGATAGATGAGTTTTACAGCTGTATACATCCCGCAGTTAAAAAAACAAAAAACGCCGATCTTCTCGAAGAACAGATACGTGATATCCAGTTCCCTAAAAATCCTCATGCGCAAAAATTTATGGTCTCCCTCTGTGCCCCGCTCGTAACGAAATACCGCATGGACCGAAGATTTGTTGATACACCTTTGAAGAAATTCTGGCAGGAAGCACGTGACGGGATATTTACTCACGAGAAAGAATACCGGGTACTTTACGATCTGCTCGCAGATGACAAATCCCGCAGGACGCTAATCTCTATGCTCCAGTACCGGTTAACAGAGGATATTAAAACATACCATCGGGAGGGCGACTTCGCCTTCAAACAATATTTCGATAAAAAAATCGTATCACTGAATGATCAGGAGGTATTTGTCAACTGCGGGGGATACCGCGGAGATGTCACGGAGATGTTCATCAACAGTGTAGGGGATTTTTCGAGGACATACTTCTATGAGCCCGACCCGAAAAACTACGCCATTGCAGTTGATTATTTTTCCAGCTGGCAAAAAGATGTTCTCGACAAGATCGTTTTCAGGAACTGCTGTATAGGTAAAGAGAACGAAACAGTATCCTTCAATGCATCCGAGGCTGAGGATTCACACATAAGCGCAACAGGATCTACCGCCATACAGATGGTCTCACTTGATGAGGATATCTTAGAACCCGTTTCATTCATAAAAATGGATATCGAAGGTTTCGAGCGGGATGCACTTGAAGGGGCAAAAAATCACATCACCTCAGATCATCCAAAACTCGCCGTTTGCGTGTATCATAAACCAGACGATCTCTGGGAGATCCCAAAACTCATCAGAGAATATGATGAAGAATATACCCTTTATCTCCGGCAGTACTCGCCATATCCCTGGTGGCCATGCGAGACAGTGATCTATGCTGTCTGA
- a CDS encoding lysylphosphatidylglycerol synthase transmembrane domain-containing protein: MWKKVSAVVIPTVIAAALLGYMLLRVWDELQGNLESILESLVPTWLIVAICICVLAWFLRGFRYKYIIKRLGTEIGLIFSTACIYVSQTANLIIPARLGDVVRMFILKHEKGMPYTNGFTSLIVERVYDILVLAVLGLCSLPFLISLIPADYGWFVWLILFVLIAGIVGIIILLLAKWLHAENKILKKILEVFAQFRQVSATISSLGILSGTSVIIWMMDVLVCYLVCMMLAVDVPFMLVLLAIVIGNLIKAVPITPGGIGTYEAALAIIFEIGGVASFTAFLIAVIDHLIKNLVTLVGGLISLYYFGDWSVSLLKRLFKEDTKKLKEDTDNL, translated from the coding sequence ATGTGGAAAAAAGTTAGTGCCGTTGTTATACCAACAGTAATTGCCGCTGCATTACTGGGGTACATGCTGCTGCGGGTTTGGGATGAACTGCAGGGAAATCTCGAAAGCATTCTTGAGTCCCTGGTCCCGACCTGGTTGATCGTAGCAATATGCATCTGTGTTCTTGCATGGTTTCTCCGCGGGTTTCGATACAAATACATCATTAAGCGTCTCGGAACAGAAATCGGGCTCATCTTCTCCACGGCATGTATCTATGTATCCCAGACAGCAAACCTGATCATTCCAGCACGTCTCGGCGACGTTGTCAGAATGTTCATTCTCAAACATGAGAAGGGCATGCCCTACACAAACGGATTCACTTCACTTATCGTTGAACGAGTGTATGATATTCTTGTACTGGCAGTTCTCGGGTTGTGTTCTCTGCCGTTTTTGATCAGTCTGATTCCCGCGGATTATGGATGGTTTGTCTGGCTGATCCTCTTTGTACTGATCGCCGGAATTGTGGGAATCATCATTCTCCTGCTTGCCAAGTGGTTGCATGCCGAGAACAAGATCCTGAAAAAAATCCTGGAGGTCTTTGCACAGTTCAGACAGGTATCCGCTACGATCTCATCTCTAGGTATTCTTTCGGGAACTTCCGTGATAATCTGGATGATGGATGTTCTCGTTTGTTATCTTGTCTGCATGATGTTGGCCGTCGATGTTCCATTCATGCTGGTTCTTCTGGCAATCGTTATAGGAAATCTCATAAAAGCTGTACCGATTACGCCGGGGGGTATAGGAACTTACGAGGCGGCCCTTGCCATAATTTTTGAAATCGGCGGCGTTGCATCATTTACCGCGTTCCTTATTGCGGTGATTGATCACCTGATCAAAAATCTTGTCACGCTTGTTGGAGGACTGATTTCTCTGTATTACTTCGGTGACTGGTCAGTGTCTCTATTAAAGAGACTTTTCAAAGAGGATACAAAAAAACTCAAAGAAGACACGGATAATCTCTGA
- a CDS encoding glycosyltransferase, with protein MTDVSVTAVLPVFNDVEALKTAIPKSIEALEAYGKSFELIIAEDGSTDGSRECVEEWEKKDPRVRLLHSNERQGRGRALNRALAESRGEIFCYYDVDLATDINHLAELLGHIEDGADVATGSRLMKDSNIIRSGDREIASRGYNFLVRLFLGSKLNDHQCGFKAYKSAVLRELVPKIQAPHWFWDTESLVLAQKEGLRVDEFPVVWTQGPGTTVRFKDVSNMGKDILKMWWRLHVEKS; from the coding sequence TTGACAGACGTATCCGTCACCGCAGTCCTTCCCGTCTTCAATGATGTGGAAGCTTTGAAGACAGCTATTCCAAAATCCATTGAGGCACTCGAAGCGTACGGAAAATCTTTCGAGCTGATTATCGCAGAGGACGGCAGTACCGACGGAAGCCGCGAGTGCGTGGAAGAGTGGGAGAAAAAAGATCCGCGGGTCCGACTGCTTCACTCCAATGAAAGGCAGGGAAGAGGCAGGGCACTGAACCGTGCTCTTGCAGAATCCCGGGGAGAAATATTCTGTTATTATGATGTCGATCTGGCAACCGACATCAACCATCTCGCAGAACTTCTTGGACATATCGAGGATGGAGCGGATGTGGCGACCGGTTCACGCCTGATGAAAGACAGCAATATTATCAGAAGCGGCGACCGGGAGATAGCCAGCAGAGGATATAATTTTCTGGTCAGATTATTCCTCGGCAGCAAACTCAATGACCATCAGTGTGGATTCAAAGCCTATAAATCCGCGGTTCTTCGAGAACTCGTGCCGAAAATCCAGGCACCTCACTGGTTCTGGGACACGGAATCACTCGTTCTTGCACAAAAAGAAGGTCTCCGTGTAGATGAATTTCCAGTCGTTTGGACACAGGGTCCGGGCACTACCGTCAGATTCAAAGATGTGAGCAATATGGGTAAAGACATCCTGAAGATGTGGTGGAGACTGCATGTGGAAAAAAGTTAG